In Plasmodium falciparum 3D7 genome assembly, chromosome: 6, the genomic window GTTATTGTTtaactttttaataaatgtttTAGTATTACCACATTatgtatgtaaaaaaaaaaaatacataattattagaataatataaatatacataataaaagaattattatattttgagtacgcatttattaataatcgttttttttttttctaggaaaattatcaaaataacCATTATAACATAAGGCTCATACCAAATAACACATACAGAATAACGATAAAATCAAGACTCTTAGCACAAACCCAAATCCATAATCCACATTATCATAATGATCCAGAACTCAAAGAAATAATTGATAAATTGAACGAAGACGCAATAAAGAAATACCAACAAACTCATGATCCATATGAACAATTACAAGAAGTAgtagaaaaaaatggaacaaaatataaaggtGGTAATGATGCAGAACCTATGTCAACGctagaaaaagaattattgcAAACATATGAAGAAGTGTTTGGTAACGAAAGTGATATGTTGAAGTCGGGAATGAATACAAATGTTGATGAAAAATCTTCAACATGTGGATGTACTGATATTAATGGTGTGAAATTAGCAAAAACAAAAGGAAGAGATAAGTATTTAAAACACTTAAAACATAGATGTACCCGTGGTATATGTTTTTGCTCAGTTGGTAGTGCATTGTTAACTATGTTCGGTTTGGCAGTTGCAAAAAAAGCTGCCGTTGATGCCATCCTTCCTGTATATGTAGCAGCGATTAAAAAGTGTGTATCCTCCAGTtcattatttcatatatttcatgGTGGTTCATTAACTACAGCTCTTAAAGCAACCGAAGCGTGTGCAAGTGTTGCAGGTCCAGATATAGTCATACCTGCTACAGGTGCTGCTATAGGTGCATTTCCCCCTTATGGTATTGCAGCTTTAGTACTACTTATATTAGCTGTTctacttataatattatacatatggttatatagaagaagaaaaaattcaTGGAAACATGAATGCAAGAAACATTTATgtaagtaatatatttttaaaaatatgaattatataactTGTGAATTGCATatcaattatattttataattatatttttttaatcctgatatattattatttgaatagtATTTTCtggatgaaataaatatttattaacattaattatttcaaaacataaaattataccagacaattattatatataatatatatttattaattttctaATTAAAAAACCCTGACATAATTCTCAAatcaaatttttatatattattatttataattctttttattcttttgaaATATCTGTtctaatatttatttaaaaacagTTTATT contains:
- a CDS encoding stevor, which gives rise to MKMYYLKMLLFNFLINVLVLPHYENYQNNHYNIRLIPNNTYRITIKSRLLAQTQIHNPHYHNDPELKEIIDKLNEDAIKKYQQTHDPYEQLQEVVEKNGTKYKGGNDAEPMSTLEKELLQTYEEVFGNESDMLKSGMNTNVDEKSSTCGCTDINGVKLAKTKGRDKYLKHLKHRCTRGICFCSVGSALLTMFGLAVAKKAAVDAILPVYVAAIKKCVSSSSLFHIFHGGSLTTALKATEACASVAGPDIVIPATGAAIGAFPPYGIAALVLLILAVLLIILYIWLYRRRKNSWKHECKKHLCK